The Bdellovibrionales bacterium genome segment AGAAGTCATTGCCCTCTAATACAGGGCCCTCTGATACAGAATGTCTTAATATATCTTTTATATCTAATAGATCTTGTATAAGTCAGACAGTCCTGACTTTGCAGGTCGCCTCAGTCACACTATGGACTTCCTCAACGACTCTATCCAACAGCATGCGAGAAAACTCCTCGGGGTTTATTCCGAGATCAGTCAACGACAAGGTAGGAACAGGGGTTCCCTCGTTGCTGACGTTGAGTGCAAAATGAATTAAAGCTGACCTCAGACTCAAAGTAGCTACACTAATGCTCAGTTTTCTTTCTCCACAAAACAGATCATCTCCAGCCCGAAAAATCTGCAGAGCGAGAGCGCTCTCTTTTGCTAAATCTCGAATCAGCTCAAGCGCTATAGCTGTTATGAGTCTTTGCAAACTAACCGCAGCAAACAAACTGCAATCGAATTTCTCGACGATAAAATGGACCATATCCGATCCCGCAATGGGACTCCGAGCCCGAAGGTCTTCACCATCAACCATGTTCACCCAGTCTATCTGGCAAGGTCCTCGCCAGGAGACAATGGAGTCGCCCAATATTCCTTCACTCAAATAGGCAAACAAGGGTCGAAGTTGGGTGCCATCGTATGGAAATATTTTGGTGATCCAAAGGCTCTTCATCTTATCCCTCCTTCAGAGCTCGCAGAAAACGCAGACAAGACTCACACTTCCCACACCACTCTTCTCCAGCATGATAGCAAGGCCAAATATCCTCGAAAGGAACCCCCAGCTCTCTCCCCTTGCGAACGATCATTGGCTTCGTCAAATGAGTTGTGTAACAGCGAACCTCGACTCGAGAAGCCGTGGAGAATCTTAAGCTTTGATTGAGCACCTCAATAAAGTCTTCGGAATTATCTGGAAATGTTGATGCTTCTTCAGCATTAAAACCGGGCACAATATAATCGGCACCCAAACCCTCAGCATAGCCGGCCGCAATATTTAAAAAAATTCCATTTCGGTTTGGTATCCAAACTTTTTCCGCTGTAGCCCTTGATTGCCCCAATGAATTGATATCAACTTCGCCTGACTCTGGCACAGGCTCATTTCGATTTATCAAAGAGGTCGTAGTAAAATCAATAAACCAAGGCAAATTTACAACCTGATGTTTTAGAGAGAGAAGCCCACAGAGCGACTTGGCCTTTTGAACCTCTCGAACAGCAGCTCGTTGTCCATAGTCAAACGTCAAAGCCAGAATAACTTCAGTATCGCGATGAGCTTGGAATAGATTGACCGCCGAATCCAAGCCTGCGGACAATAGAACGATAGATCTCTTTCTCACAGAAAAAAGTCCAATCTTTTACTTCTTAACTGATTTTGATTTCTTCTTAACTCCAGTCGCATTACTCTTTTTCGATTCTCCCTTAGATTTTATCACGGGTTTATTTGAGGCACTTGAGCGATCCTCAAATTTCTCTGACGTCTGAGCCAACTTCTGTTTTTCTTCTGAGCTCCCGACCTTAGAAACCTTTAGTTCCTGTGCCGTTTCCTCTTTTTGTCTCTCTTCCTGATCACTCTTCGTTGGCGTCACAAGGGATTCACGAATTGATATG includes the following:
- the queC gene encoding 7-cyano-7-deazaguanine synthase QueC, producing MRKRSIVLLSAGLDSAVNLFQAHRDTEVILALTFDYGQRAAVREVQKAKSLCGLLSLKHQVVNLPWFIDFTTTSLINRNEPVPESGEVDINSLGQSRATAEKVWIPNRNGIFLNIAAGYAEGLGADYIVPGFNAEEASTFPDNSEDFIEVLNQSLRFSTASRVEVRCYTTHLTKPMIVRKGRELGVPFEDIWPCYHAGEEWCGKCESCLRFLRALKEG
- a CDS encoding DUF366 family protein — encoded protein: MKSLWITKIFPYDGTQLRPLFAYLSEGILGDSIVSWRGPCQIDWVNMVDGEDLRARSPIAGSDMVHFIVEKFDCSLFAAVSLQRLITAIALELIRDLAKESALALQIFRAGDDLFCGERKLSISVATLSLRSALIHFALNVSNEGTPVPTLSLTDLGINPEEFSRMLLDRVVEEVHSVTEATCKVRTV